Genomic window (Bosea vaviloviae):
CGCAACCGCATCCGCCGCCGCCTGCGCGCCGCTGCCGCGCTCGCGCTCAGTGCCCAGGCCGGGCGGGCCTGCGATGTCGTGATCATCGCGCGCACTGAAACGCTGAGCGCCGGCTTCGAGGCCCTGGTCGCCGATCTCTCGATCGCGCTCGACCGCGCCCGGCCGGCCAAGCCCCGCCTGGCCAAGCCTTCTGCGCCCAAGCCTTCTGCGCCCAAGCCCCCTGCGGCCAGATCTGGTCGCAAGCCCCCGCAAGACCAGCGGCGCGCGCCCGATAGCGGCAGCGCGCCGGCCAAACCTTAAGCCCCGTCGGGCGTCAGCGAGATTTGTTTCCGATCATGATGAAAGAAGACAACCGCAACCTGCTTCTGGCGATCGCGCTCTCCGTGGTCGTGCTGCTCGGCTGGCAGTTCTTCTACGGCGTGCCGCAGATGGAGAAGCAGAAGCAGATCGCGCAGCAGAACCAGCAGGCGCAGTCCACGCCCGCCACGACGCCCGCGCCCTCGACCGTGCCTGGCCAACCTGCCGGCACAGCCGCTCCGGGCGCCGTCCCCGCGACACTGGCCTCCGAGACTCGCGAGCAGGCGCTCGCCCGCAGCCCGCGCGTCCGCATCGAGACGGCCAAGATCGCCGGTTCGATCGCGCTCACCGGCGCGCGCATCGACGACGTCTCGCTCAAGGCCTATCGCGAGACGGTCGATCCCAACAGCGCCATCATCATCCTGCTCTCGCCGCTCGGCGGGCCCGAAGCCTATTATTCCGATTTCGGCTGGGTGGCCGCTCCCGGCGCCGCCGTGCCGCTTCCTAACGCCTCGACCCTCTGGACCGCCGATGGGCCGGTGCTGCGGTCCGGCACGCCGCTGACGCTGTCTTGGGACAATGGCCAGGGCCTGCTGTTCAAGCGCGTCATCACCGTCGACGACAACGCCATGTTCACGATCAACGACCAGGTCGAGAACAAGGGCGGCGCGCCCGTCTCGCTCTTCCCCTATGGCCAGGTCGTGCGCCAGGGCAAGCCGGCGACGCTGGGCTATTACGTCCTGCATGAGGGCCTGATCGGCAATCTCGGCGAGCAGGGCCTGCAGGAATACACCTACGACAAGATCGACAAGGAGCCGCTGCTCTCGCCCGGCGCCAACGGCAAGGTCTGGAAGGATGCCGTCGGCGGCTTCGTCGGCATCACCGACAAGTATTGGGCCGCGGCGGTCGTGCCCGACCAGGCGCGCAAATATGAAGGCCGCTACTCCTCGGTCCAGACCGGCTCGCAACGCACCTATCAGGCCGATTTCCTCGGCGAGGCCGTCACCGTCGCGCCGGGCGCAAGCGCGGCGAGCCAGGCGCGCCTCTTCGCCGGAGCCAAGGAAGTCGCGGCGATCGACGGCTATGAGAAGAACCTCGGCATCAAGCGCTTCGAGCTCTTGATCGACTGGGGCTGGTTCTACTTCATCACCAAGCCGATGTTTTTCGTGATGGACTGGATCTACAAGCATGTCGGCAATTTCGGCATCGCGATCCTGGGCGTCACGCTGCTGCTGAAGGGCCTGTTCTTCCCGCTCGCGAGCAAATCCTACGCCTCGATGGCGAAGATGAAGGCCGTGCAGCCGGAGATGGTCGCGATCCGCGAGCGCTACGCGGACGACAAGATGAAGCAGCAGCAGGCGCTGATGGAGCTGTACAAGACGCAGAAGATCAACCCGATCGCCGGCTGCTGGCCGGTGCTGCTGCAGATCCCGGTGTTCTTCGCGCTCTACAAGATCCTGTTCATCACCATCGAGATGCGGCATGCGCCGTTCTTCGGCTGGATCAAGGATCTGGCTGCGCCGGATCCGACCTCGATCGTCAACCTGTTCGGACTGCTGCCCTTCGCCTCGCCGGCGTTCCTGCACATCGGCGCCTGGCCGATCTTCATGGGCATCACGATGTTCATCCAGATGAAGATGAACCCGGAGCCGCCGGACCCGGTGCAGAAGATGATGTTCACCTGGATGCCGGTGTTCTTCACCTTCCTGCTCGGCTCGTTCCCGGCCGGCTTGGTGATCTACTGGAGCTGGAACAACCTGCTCTCGGTGACCCAGCAGGGCTACATCATGAAAAAGCACGGCGCCAAGATCGAGCTGTTCGACAACATCAAGGGCCTGTTCGGCAAGAAGCCGGCGACACCGCCGGCCGCACCGCCGCCTGCGGCCAGCTCACCCAAGCCCACTGGCTCCAAAACATCGACAAAGGCTGCCGTGGCGAAGTCGGCGAGCACCAACAAGAAGTCGGGACCCGCTGCCGCCACGCCTGAGCCGGAGAAGCCGGCAAACAGCAACGAGAAGTGAGACAGGCGAGTGGCGAATAGCGAATGGCGAGGTAAAGCTTCCATTCGCTACTCGCCATTCGCCACTCTCGGGTAGTTCCATGCCCCTCCCCGATCCCCTGACCCGTCATCCCATTCCCGGCTGGAAAGGCACGGCCTTCCTCAAGGCGATCGTCGACAATCCGCTGATCGAGGTCGGCGACTACAGCTATTACGACGACTCGCGCGGGCCCGAGCATTTCGTCGCGCGCTGCGTGCGCTATCATTTCGACTTCATCGGCGACCGCTTGATCATCGGCAAATTCGTCGCGATCGCCCAAGCCGCGCAGTTCATCATGAACGGCGCCAACCATCCGATGGGCGGCTTCTCGACCTTTCCCTTCGGCATGTTCGGCTTCGAGAACGCGCCCGACTATACCCGTGAAAACACAGGCTTTCGCGGCGACACCGTCATCGGCAACGATGTCTGGATCGGCCGCGAGGCCGTGATCATGCCCGGCGTCACCGTCGGCGACGGCGCCATCATCGGCACGCGGGCGCAGGTCGCGCGTGACGTGCCGCCCTATGCCGTCGTCGTCGGCAATCCCGGACGCGTCGTGAAGATGCGCTTCGCGCCCGAGATTGTGGCGCAGTTGCTCGCGATCCGCTGGTGGGACTGGGAGCCCGAGACAATCGCACGCAATATCGGCGTCATCTCCTCGGCTGACATCGACGCGCTGCGCGCGGCCGTGTAGGCAAGGACGATGAGTAGACAAGCACGATGACGACGAGCCTGACCACGCCTTATGGCGACGACGAGATCGAAAGCGCGCGCAAGCTGTTCGAAGGCCCCTGGGACTTCGTCTGGGCCTCGACCCATGTCGACGACCTGCCGCCCATGGTCGGCCAGGAGATCGCCTTCGCCGGGCGCTCCAATGTCGGCAAGTCGAGCCTGATCAACGCGGTCACCCGCCGCAACGCGCTGGCGCGGACCTCGCATACGCCCGGCCGCACCCAGCAGCTCAATTTCTTCCGCCAGGTCGGCGCCGATGAGCGCCTGACCATCGTCGACATGCCGGGCTATGGCTATGCCGCCGTCGGCCGGGCCAAGGTCGCGGCCTGGACCAATCTGATCCATGAATATCTGCGCGGGCGCTCCAACCTGATGCGCGTCTATGTGCTGATCGACGCGCGGCACGGCATCAAGGATGTCGACGGCGCGGTGCTGGAGACGCTCGACAAGGCCGCAGTCTCCTATCAGGTCGTGCTGACCAAGGGCGACGCGCTCAAGAAGGCCGATCAGCAGTTCATGATCGAGGCGACCTATGACGAGATCAAGCGCCGCCCGGCCGCCTTCCCCGAGGTGCTGCTGACCTCCAGCGAGAGCGGTCTCGGCATTCCTGAACTGCGCGCCGCCGTGGGCCGCGTGCTGGCGGAGCGCGAGTGAGCGGCGCTCACGACCGGCAACCAGATCCATAGATGCTGCAGTTGAAAGCCTGGTTCGATGCGCAGTGAGCGGAAAGGCCCGGATGATGAGAGGATCGCGACCGACTCGCCTGCCTGCCCCTTTCCTCAAAAGGGTCTGGCTGGACGAGGACAAGGTCGCCGATCCCTCGCTTTATCCGTTCTGCCTGCCTTTTCTGGCGCGGGGTTTCGAGCTCGGCTTCGACCGCGCGATCACGATCATCGTTGGTGAGAACGGGACCGGGAAGTCCACTCTTCTGGAGGGGATCGCGGCACTGGCGGGTTATGATGAGGCAGGTGGCGGCAAGGGCTATCGTCCGGTCGATCATTCCATTGCGATCGAGGCGATGGGCGGCGCGCTCGGCCCGGCCTTGCGAGCGAGTTGGCTGCCGAAGATCACGAATGGCTGGTTTTTCCGGGCCGAGAGCTTCTTTTCGGTGGCCCGCTATCTGGACGAGGCCGCGATCGGCTCCGGGCCGCCGCCGGACTTTCTGTCTCATTCCCATGGCGAGGGCTTTCTGCGCTTCTTCGAGGAGCGCTGCGTGCGGCAGGGCTTATTCATCTTCGACGAGCCGGAATCCGCGCTGTCGCCGGCGCGCCAGATGACATTCCTCAAGCTGCTACAGCGGATCGAGCGGGCGGGACATACGCAGGTGATCATGGCCACCCATTCCCCCATGCTGATGGCGTTTCCCGGCGCGCGCCTGCTCGGCTTGTCGAAATACGGGCTGGAACCCATCGCACTTGAGGACACCGCCCATTTCCGGATCATGCGCGAGTTCTGTGCCGACCCGGCCGGCTTCGTCGAACTCGCGATCGAGGACTGAGATGACTGCCACAAAGATCCATCTCACCCTCGCTGCCCTGCTGGGCCTTGCCGGCGTCGCCTTGCTGGCGGCGGCCGCGCATGTCACCGGCACGCAGAATGTTGGCACCGCCGGACAGATCCTGCTCTTTCACGCCCCTGCCGTGATCGGCGCGACCGCAGCCCGCAAGGCCGGTTTCCTGACCGATTTCGTGGCGCGCCTGGCGGTCTCGGCGCTGATCCTGGGCGCGGCCCTGTTCGCTGCTGATTTGACGCGGCGGGGCTTTTTCAACGAGGGCCTGTTCCCGCGCGCTGCGCCGATCGGCGGCTGGTTCATGCTCGGCGGCTGGCTCGGGCTGGCTGTGGCCGCAGTGCTCGCGCCACGCAGCTGAGACCGTCGAAAACCGGTTTCCACTTTTGCGCATGATGCTCTAGAAGGCGCACCGGCGCGGCTGTCTTGCGCGCGCTTGCGGAGCCTGTTCGATGATCAACCCCGCCCTTCTGACACCGTCGCAATCGGCCGACCTGCTGGTCGTCGCACTGCCGCATATGCAGCGCTACGACCAAGAGGTCGTCGTGATCAAATATGGCGGGAACGCCATGGGCGATGCCGCGACGGCGGAGGATTTCGCCGAGGACATCGTGCTGCTCGAGCAGTCGGGCGTGAAGCCCGTGGTCTGCCATGGCGGCGGGCCGCAGATCGCGCGCATGCTGACCAAGCTCGGCATCAAGTCGGAATTCAAGCAGGGCCTGCGCGTCACCGACCAGGCGACGGTCGAGATCGTCGAGATGGTCCTGGCCGGTTCGGTCAACAAGGAGATCGTCGGCTACATCTCGCGCGAGGGCGGCAAGGCGATCGGGCTGTGCGGCAAGGACGGCAACATGGTCACCGCCCGCAAGGTGACGCGGACCATCGTCGATCCGGATTCGAAGATCGAGGAAATCCTCGATCTCGGCTTCGTCGGCGAGCCTGACAAGGTCGACACCACGGTGCTCGACGCCGTGCTCAAGGCCGAACTCATCCCTGTGCTCGCGCCGGTCTGCTCGGCGGCCGACGGCCAGACCTATAATGTCAACGCCGACACCTTCGCGGGCGCTATCGCGGGCGCTCTCAACGCCAAGCGCCTGCTGCTTTTGACCGATGTGCCTGGCGTCCTGAACAAGGATAAGGAGCTCATCCCGGAGCTGACGGTGGAGGAATGCCGCAGGCTGATCGCCGATGGCACGATCTCGGGCGGCATGATCCCCAAGATCGAGACCTGCATCTACGCGCTGGAAAAAGGCGTCGAGGCCGTCGTCATCCTCGACGGCAAGGTGCCGCATGCGGCGCTGATCGAGCTCTTCACCGATACCGGCTCGGGCACGATCATCCGGCGGTGATCCGCGCCTCCCTACCCGTCATTGCGAGGAGCATGGCGACGAAGCAATCCAGGGCCGCAGTGCGAACCCTCCTGGATTGCTTCGCTGCGCTCGCAATGACGGCGTGGAGTCGGCCTCGCTCTTAAACCTTAGCAGAGGACTTGCATGTCAGGCTGGGAGCGCCACATTTCTGAGTCCCCATGAACACGCACGCCTCACCTCCCGCCTCCGTGCCGCCGCTGCCCGCGGAGGCCTTCGCCCATGTCGACCACTGGGTCTTCGACCTCGACAACACGCTGTATTCGCATGAAGCGAAGGTCTGGCCGCAGGTCAACGAGCGGATCACGCTGTTCCTGCTCGAGCTCTTCGGTCTCGACGGCCTGTCGTCGCATGCGCTGCGCCGCTACTATTACGAGCGCTACGGCACGACTCTGAAGGGGCTGATGGAGGAGCATGACGTCGATCCCGACGACTTCCTCGATTTCGCCCACCAGATCGACCTGACCCTGCTCGATCCCGACCCGGCGCTGGGGGATGCGATCGCGGCCCTGCCCGGGCGCAAGCTGATCTTGACCAACGGCTCGCGCGGCCATGCCGAGAACGTCGCCGGCAAGCTCGGCATCCTGCATCATTTCGAGGACATCTTCGATATCGTCCAGGCCGGCTTCCTGCCCAAGCCCGAGCGGGCGACCTATGAGAACTTCCTCGCCAAGCATGCGGTCGACCCTGGGCGGGCTGCGATGTTCGAGGATATCGAGAAGAACCTCATCGTTCCCAGCGCGCTGGGCATGAAGACCGTGCTGATCATCCCGCGCACGCCCGACCCTTTCCGCGAGGTCTGGGAGCAGGCCGCGATCGAGGCCGGGCATGTGCACTACGTCACGGACGACCTGACCCGTTTCCTGGCGCCGCTGGGGCGAGAGGGCGGCGCGGCAGGCCAAGGCGCCTGAAGTCGGAGCGAAGCGGCTTCCAGAGGCTGTTTGGAAACGTCGCGAGCCCTCATCCTGAGGAGCCATTCCCTGGGAATGGCGTCTCGAAGGATGCTCCAGGAGGCTCCCGAACCATCTGAAGCATGCTTCGAGACGCCGCTGCGCGGCTCCTCAGGATGAGGGCTGGAGTTTCCGATCCGGCCCTACCGGAAGCGCAGGTTCTCGCGCGACAGCTGGTCGATGCTGCTGCAGCCCATCAGCTTCATCCCGCGCTCGATCTCGGTGCGCATCGCGCCAAGCGCGCGCTCGACGCCCGGCTGGCCCGCCGCGGCCAGGGGATAGAGATAATAGCGCCCGAGGCCGACGGCCTTGGCGCCCAGAGACAGCGCCTTCAGTACATGCGTGCCGCGCTGCACACCGCCATCCATGATCACGTCGATGCGGTCTCCCACGGCATCGACGATCTCGGCGAGCTGGTCGAAGGCCGCCCGTGAGCCGTCGAGCTGGCGGCCGCCATGGTTCGAGAGAACGATGCCGGTGCAGCCGATATCGACGGCCCTCCTGGCGTCGGCAACCGACATCACGCCCTTCAGGCAGAACTGTCCCGACCAGAGCTTGACCATCTCCGCCACATCGTCCCAGCTCATCGTCGGGTCGAGCATTTCGGTGAAATAGCGGCTGATCGACATGGCGCCGCCGCCCATGTCGACATGGGCGTCGAGCTGCGGCAGCCTGAAGCGCTCATGCGTCAGATAGTTCAGGGCCCAGGCCGGCTTCAGCGCAAACTGCAGCATGCCGGCAAGCGTCAGCTTGAACGGAATCGAGAAGCCCGTGCGCAGGTCGCGCTCGCGGTTACCGCCGGTGATGCTGTCGACGGTGAGCATCATCACCTCGACGCCGGCATCCCTGGCGCGCTGCATCATGGCGCGGTTCAGGCCGCGATCTTTGTGGAAGTAGAACTGGTAGACCTGCGGCGTGTCGTGACGTTTGCGCAGCTCCTCGAGGCTGGTCGTCCCCAGGGAGGACACGCCGAACATGGTGCCGTATTTCGCTGCCGCCGCCGCGACGGCGCGCTCGCCCTCATGGTGGAACAGGCGTTGCAGCGCCGTCGGCGAGCAATAGACCGGCATCGCCAGCTTCTGGCCCATGACGGTGACCGACATATCGACTTGCCCGACGCCGCGCAGGACGTTCGGAACCAGATCGCAGCGTTCGAAGCTTTCGCTGTTGCGGCGGTGGGTCACCTCGTCATCGGCTGCGCCGTCGATATAGTCGAAAATCGGCCCCGGCAGCCGCCGCTTCGCCATCATCCGGAAATCGTGGAAATTGTGGCAGCCGCCCAGGCGCATCGTTTGTGTCTCGAAGTCGGATTGTCTGCTGAGGAGAGGTCGCGACCTTGGCCGAGATTTCCAGGCTTGGCCAGTTGGAGTCCTGTGACCGCCGGTTGAATACCTCCGGAGAAAAATCGTTGCGACAACGGCTCTGGCGGGGCAGATCGTTCGTCTTTACGGACCAGTTTTGATCTGTTATCGCTTTCGTCCGTTATAACGAACAAGGCAGAGATCATGACCGGACAAGACAAGGGGGCGAGCCTGCACCCGGAAACGCGGCTGGTCCATGCCGGCACCCTGCGCTCGCAATTCGGCGAGACCTCCGAGGCGCTGTTCCTGACGCAAGGCCATGTCTATGACAGCGCCGAGCAATGCGAGGCGCGGTTCCTGAACAAGGATCCGGGTTTCCAGTACGCCCGCTTCTCCAATCCGACCGTGACCATGCTGGAGCAGCGCATGGCCGCGTTCGAGGGCGCCGAGGCCTGCCGCGCCACGGCGACCGGCATGGCTGCGGTCACCGCGGCGGTGATGGGGCTGGTGCGCGCCGGCGACCATGTCGTGGCCGCGCAGGCGCTGTTCGGCTCCTGCCGCTATGTCGTCGAGGAGCACCTGCCGCGTTACGGCGTGGCCTCGACGCTGGTGAACGGGCCCGACATCGAGGCCTGGCGCAAGGCGGTCAGGCCCAACACCAAGGTGTTCTTCCTCGAGAGCCCCTCCAATCCGACGCTGGAGGTGATCGACATCGCGGCGGTGGCCGCGATCGCCAAGGAAGTCGGCGCCAGGCTCATCGTCGACAACGTCTTCGCGACGCCGCTCTTCCAGCGGCCGCTGGAGCTGGGCGCGGACATCGTGGTCTATTCCGCCACCAAGCATATCGACGGCCAGGGCCGCTGCCTCGGCGGGCTGCTGCTTGCCTCCGAAGAGCTCATCCAGACCGAGATCCAGACCTATCTGCGCCAGACCGGCCCGGCGATGTCGCCCTTCAATGCCTGGGTGATGCTGAAGGCGCTGGAGACCTTGCCGCTGCGCGTGCAGCGGCAGGCGCAGAGCGCGACCATCATCGCCGATTGGCTGGCCGGCCAGGAGAAGCTGTCCAAGGTCATCTTCCCCGGCCATAAGGACCATCCCCAGGCCGCGACCATCGCCAAGCAGATGAGCGGCCCCTCGACTCTGATCGCCTTCGAGGTCGCCGGCGGCAAGGACGCAGCCTTCCGTCTGCTCAACGCGATGAAGCTGATCCGCATCTCCAACAATCTCGGCGACGCCAAGAGCCTGATCGTCCATCCCGCCACGACGACGCATCAGCGCTTCACCCCCGAGGTGCGGGCGTCGATGGGCGTGACCGATGGGATGATCCGGCTCTCGATCGGGCTTGAGCATCCCGACGACCTGATCGCGGATATCAGGACGGCGCTGGCGGCGGTCTGAGGCCAATATCGTCATTGCGAGCGTAGCGAAGCAATCCAGAAGCGGCAGCGCTCTACGCCTCCTGGATTGCTTCGCTACGCTCGCAATGACGTTGAGATCACGCCGCGCGCTTCAACCCGACCTGGCCCCAGATCGCCGTCAGCGCGCCGATGAGATGATCGATATCGGCGTCGGAATGCATCGGCGAGGGCGTGATGCGCAGGCGCTCCGTGCCGCGCGGCACGGTCGGATAATTGATCGGCTGGACATAGATGTCGAAGCGCTCGAGCAATTCGTCGCTGATCCGCTTGCACAGCACGGCGTCGCCCACCATCACCGGCACGATATGGCTGGGATTGGGCAGATGTGGGATGCCGACAATGTCGAGCCGGGCGCGGACGGCGGCGACGCGGTCCTGCTGGCCCTGACGCTCGGTCTGGCTGCGCTTGAGGTGGCGGATCGAGGCCAGCGCACCGGCTGCCAAGGCCGGCGGCAATGAGGTCGAGAAGATGAAGCCCGAGGCGAAGCTGCGGATGAAGTCGCAGGTTGCGGCGGAAGCGGCGATATAGCCGCCCATGATGCCGAACCCCTTGGCAAGCGTGCCCTCGATCACGGTCAGGCGATGGCTCAAGCCCTCACGCTCGCTGACGCCGCCGCCGCGCGGGCCGTAGAGCCCGACCGCATGGACCTCGTCGATATAGGTCATGGCGCCGAACTCGTCGGCAATGTCGCAGAACGCCGCGATCGGTGCGATGTCGCCATCCATCGAATAGACCGACTCGAAGGCGATCAGCTTGGGTCGACCAGGGTCGATCGTCTTCAGCTTGCGGCGCAGATCCTCGGGGTCGTTATGGGCGAAGACATGCTTCTCGGCGCGCGAATGGCGGATGCCCTCGATCATCGAGGCGTGGTTCAGCGCGTCCGTCAGCACAACGCAGCCGGGCAGGCGGGAAGCGAGCGTCGAGAGCGAAGCCCAGTTCGACATATAGCCGGAGTTGAACAGCAGGGCTGATTCCTTGCCGTGCAGGTCGGCGAGCTCCCGCTCCAGCAGCACATGGTGGTGGTTGGTGCCGGCGATGTTGCGGGTACCGCCGGCGCCGGCGCCGCAGCCATCGAGCGCGCCATGCATCGCGGCAAGCACATCGGGATGCTGGCCCATGCCGAGATAGTCGTTCGAGCACCAGACGGTGACGTCGCGCGGGCCCTTCGCGCCGTGATAGGTCGCGCGCGGAAAATGGCCGGCATGGCGTTCGAGATCGGCGAAGACCCGGTAGCGGCCTTCCCTGTGGAGCCCGTCGAGCTCCGCGCGGAAGAAGTTCTCGTAGTCCATCGGAAGCCTCCTGACGGCCTACCTCCTACGCAAACCGGCGCAAGCGGGAAATGGCACGCGGTGTCGCGGGGGAAATGCCCCGATCGCGCCTCAAGCCTCCCGGCGCGCGAGAACCAGCAGCGTCTCCAATAGCACGCGGATCGCGATACCGGCATCGGCCTCGGTCATGGTCTCCAGCGGCGAATGGCTGATGCCCTTCTCGTTGCGGACGAACAGCATCGCCGCCGGGCAGAGTTTCGCCATCGTCATGGCGTCGTGGCCGGCCCCCGATGGCAGCCGCCGCGCGCTCAGATTCGCGCCCGTGCGGGCAATGCCTGCCGCGAAAGCCTCCTGCAGGGCCTCATCCATCGGTACGGCCTCGGCCTTGGCGTAGGGCGTCAGCGCCATCGTCACGCCCCGGCGCGCCGCGATCTCGGCGAAGCGGGCGCGGATGTCGGCGTCCACCAAGGCGAGCGTCTCGTTCGAGGGGCTGCGGAAATCGACCGTGAAGTCGACGGCTCCGGGCACGACATTGGTGGCGCCCGGGTCGGGTCGGAGTGCGCCCACCGTGCCGACCGCCTGGTCATGGCCGGCGGCGATCACTTCCAGCGCCAGCACCATCTCGGCGCTGGCGGCGAGCGCGTCCTTGCGCAGGCTCATCGGCACCGTGCCGGCATGGCCGGCCTCGCCGGTGACGCGGATGCGCGCGCGGCTTTGCGCGTTGATCGCGGTGACGATGCCGACTGCCTCGTTCTCGGCTTCCAGCACCGGGCCCTGCTCGATATGGATCTCGAGATAGGCCTTCACCGAGCCAGGCTTGCGAGCCAGCTTGGCGATGGCGGAGGGATCGCCGCCGAAGGCGACGAGCGCGTCGGCGAGCCGTGTTCCATCGGAATCGCGCGCCTCGAGCGAGGCCGGATCATGCTCGCCGGCGAGCGCGCAGGAGGTCGAGAGATGGGTAGGGAAGCGGACATTCTCCTCATCGCCGAAGGCCACGACCTCGAGCGCGAAGGGCAGGACGATGCCTGCGTCCCGCAAGGCCTGCACCGCCAGGATGCCGGCGACGACGCCGAGATTGCCGTCGAAGCGCCCGCCATCCTTCACCGTGTCGATATGCGAGCCGATCATCACCGCCGGCAGGCCGGGCGTCGCGCCCTCGCGCCGGCCCTGCACGGAACCGGCTGCGTCGATGAAGGCGGTCAGTCCGGCCACCTCCATGGCGCCTCTGGTCCACTCGGCCGCCTGCCTGTGTGCCGGCGAGAGATAAAGCCGCGTCAGCTTGCCCGGCTCGTCGGTGAAACGGTTGAGGCCTTGAAGCGCGGCGAAGGCGCGCGCGCCAAGCACGGCGGCGGAGGGAAGCATCTGAGTCATGGCACCAAGTTTAGGTCATGCCATCAAGCTTAGTAAGTCGCCCGGCCGCCCG
Coding sequences:
- a CDS encoding DUF423 domain-containing protein is translated as MTATKIHLTLAALLGLAGVALLAAAAHVTGTQNVGTAGQILLFHAPAVIGATAARKAGFLTDFVARLAVSALILGAALFAADLTRRGFFNEGLFPRAAPIGGWFMLGGWLGLAVAAVLAPRS
- the yihA gene encoding ribosome biogenesis GTP-binding protein YihA/YsxC, which gives rise to MTTSLTTPYGDDEIESARKLFEGPWDFVWASTHVDDLPPMVGQEIAFAGRSNVGKSSLINAVTRRNALARTSHTPGRTQQLNFFRQVGADERLTIVDMPGYGYAAVGRAKVAAWTNLIHEYLRGRSNLMRVYVLIDARHGIKDVDGAVLETLDKAAVSYQVVLTKGDALKKADQQFMIEATYDEIKRRPAAFPEVLLTSSESGLGIPELRAAVGRVLAERE
- the hemA gene encoding 5-aminolevulinate synthase — its product is MDYENFFRAELDGLHREGRYRVFADLERHAGHFPRATYHGAKGPRDVTVWCSNDYLGMGQHPDVLAAMHGALDGCGAGAGGTRNIAGTNHHHVLLERELADLHGKESALLFNSGYMSNWASLSTLASRLPGCVVLTDALNHASMIEGIRHSRAEKHVFAHNDPEDLRRKLKTIDPGRPKLIAFESVYSMDGDIAPIAAFCDIADEFGAMTYIDEVHAVGLYGPRGGGVSEREGLSHRLTVIEGTLAKGFGIMGGYIAASAATCDFIRSFASGFIFSTSLPPALAAGALASIRHLKRSQTERQGQQDRVAAVRARLDIVGIPHLPNPSHIVPVMVGDAVLCKRISDELLERFDIYVQPINYPTVPRGTERLRITPSPMHSDADIDHLIGALTAIWGQVGLKRAA
- a CDS encoding CatB-related O-acetyltransferase, which translates into the protein MPLPDPLTRHPIPGWKGTAFLKAIVDNPLIEVGDYSYYDDSRGPEHFVARCVRYHFDFIGDRLIIGKFVAIAQAAQFIMNGANHPMGGFSTFPFGMFGFENAPDYTRENTGFRGDTVIGNDVWIGREAVIMPGVTVGDGAIIGTRAQVARDVPPYAVVVGNPGRVVKMRFAPEIVAQLLAIRWWDWEPETIARNIGVISSADIDALRAAV
- a CDS encoding alpha-hydroxy acid oxidase; amino-acid sequence: MRLGGCHNFHDFRMMAKRRLPGPIFDYIDGAADDEVTHRRNSESFERCDLVPNVLRGVGQVDMSVTVMGQKLAMPVYCSPTALQRLFHHEGERAVAAAAAKYGTMFGVSSLGTTSLEELRKRHDTPQVYQFYFHKDRGLNRAMMQRARDAGVEVMMLTVDSITGGNRERDLRTGFSIPFKLTLAGMLQFALKPAWALNYLTHERFRLPQLDAHVDMGGGAMSISRYFTEMLDPTMSWDDVAEMVKLWSGQFCLKGVMSVADARRAVDIGCTGIVLSNHGGRQLDGSRAAFDQLAEIVDAVGDRIDVIMDGGVQRGTHVLKALSLGAKAVGLGRYYLYPLAAAGQPGVERALGAMRTEIERGMKLMGCSSIDQLSRENLRFR
- a CDS encoding pyrimidine 5'-nucleotidase; its protein translation is MNTHASPPASVPPLPAEAFAHVDHWVFDLDNTLYSHEAKVWPQVNERITLFLLELFGLDGLSSHALRRYYYERYGTTLKGLMEEHDVDPDDFLDFAHQIDLTLLDPDPALGDAIAALPGRKLILTNGSRGHAENVAGKLGILHHFEDIFDIVQAGFLPKPERATYENFLAKHAVDPGRAAMFEDIEKNLIVPSALGMKTVLIIPRTPDPFREVWEQAAIEAGHVHYVTDDLTRFLAPLGREGGAAGQGA
- the rnpA gene encoding ribonuclease P protein component; protein product: MRLARLTQRKQFLAAAEHGRRFRSSVLTVQVRDAAEEAGRDGLRLGLTASRKVGNAVKRNRIRRRLRAAAALALSAQAGRACDVVIIARTETLSAGFEALVADLSIALDRARPAKPRLAKPSAPKPSAPKPPAARSGRKPPQDQRRAPDSGSAPAKP
- a CDS encoding O-succinylhomoserine sulfhydrylase, which encodes MTGQDKGASLHPETRLVHAGTLRSQFGETSEALFLTQGHVYDSAEQCEARFLNKDPGFQYARFSNPTVTMLEQRMAAFEGAEACRATATGMAAVTAAVMGLVRAGDHVVAAQALFGSCRYVVEEHLPRYGVASTLVNGPDIEAWRKAVRPNTKVFFLESPSNPTLEVIDIAAVAAIAKEVGARLIVDNVFATPLFQRPLELGADIVVYSATKHIDGQGRCLGGLLLASEELIQTEIQTYLRQTGPAMSPFNAWVMLKALETLPLRVQRQAQSATIIADWLAGQEKLSKVIFPGHKDHPQAATIAKQMSGPSTLIAFEVAGGKDAAFRLLNAMKLIRISNNLGDAKSLIVHPATTTHQRFTPEVRASMGVTDGMIRLSIGLEHPDDLIADIRTALAAV
- the argB gene encoding acetylglutamate kinase, which codes for MINPALLTPSQSADLLVVALPHMQRYDQEVVVIKYGGNAMGDAATAEDFAEDIVLLEQSGVKPVVCHGGGPQIARMLTKLGIKSEFKQGLRVTDQATVEIVEMVLAGSVNKEIVGYISREGGKAIGLCGKDGNMVTARKVTRTIVDPDSKIEEILDLGFVGEPDKVDTTVLDAVLKAELIPVLAPVCSAADGQTYNVNADTFAGAIAGALNAKRLLLLTDVPGVLNKDKELIPELTVEECRRLIADGTISGGMIPKIETCIYALEKGVEAVVILDGKVPHAALIELFTDTGSGTIIRR
- a CDS encoding AAA family ATPase; translation: MMRGSRPTRLPAPFLKRVWLDEDKVADPSLYPFCLPFLARGFELGFDRAITIIVGENGTGKSTLLEGIAALAGYDEAGGGKGYRPVDHSIAIEAMGGALGPALRASWLPKITNGWFFRAESFFSVARYLDEAAIGSGPPPDFLSHSHGEGFLRFFEERCVRQGLFIFDEPESALSPARQMTFLKLLQRIERAGHTQVIMATHSPMLMAFPGARLLGLSKYGLEPIALEDTAHFRIMREFCADPAGFVELAIED